The Streptococcus gwangjuense nucleotide sequence CTCAGACACTTTGGCAGGTCAAGCCCAAGAAAATGTTGGTGGAATTCACTGGTGTTCCTCAAAAAGGAGTTTACTCCAAGGATTTCATTTTAGCCTTGATTGCCAAGTACGGCGTTGCTTGTGGTGTAGGCTATGTGGTGGAATATCATGGACAAGCGATTGATGCACTAAGCATGGAAGAGCGAATGACCATCTGCAATATGTCCATCGAGTTTGGATCCAAGATGGGAATCATGAATCCGGATCAAACTACCTATGATTATCTCAAGGGACGAGAATGTGTTCCAGAGGACTTTGAAGAGGCTGTGGCGGATTGGAAAACAATTGTCAGTGATGAGGATGCTGTTTACGATAAGGTTATCCAGATGGATGTCTCAGACTTGGCTCCAATGGTGACCTGGGGCACCAATCCTGCTATGGGGGTTGACTTTGACAGTAGCTTCCCAGAAATTAAGGATATGAATGATGAGCGCGCCTACAATTACATGGACTTGGAACCAGGTCAAAAGCCGGCAGATATTGAACTGGGCTATATCTTTATCGGATCTTGTACCAATGCTCGTCTCAGCGATTTGCAACTAGCTGCTCGATTTGTCAAAGGGAAGAAAATCGCTCCCAATCTAACAGCAATTGTAGTTCCAGGCTCTCGTCCTGTCAAACGAGCTGCTGAGAAGTTGGGTTTGGACAAGGTCTTTCTAGATGCTGGCTTTGAGTGGAGAGACCCAGGTTGCTCTATGTGCCTAGGGATGAATCCTGACAAGGTACCTGATGGTGTCCACTGTGCCTCAACCAGCAATCGAAACTTTGAAGATAGACAAGGCTTTGGTGCTAAGACTCATCTCTGTAGTCCAGCTATGGCAGCTGCGGCAGCTATTGCAGGGCGTTTCGTAGATGTTCGGCAAATGCCAGAAGCCCAGTAAGGAGAGGATATGGAGAAATTTACAGTTTATACGGGAACGACCGTTCCTCTCATGAATGATAACATCGACACCGACCAAATCCTACCCAAGCAGTTTCTCAAGCTGATTGATAAAAAAGGCTTTGGTAAGTACCTCATGTATGCTTGGCGTTATTTGGATGACAAGTATACTGAGGATCCAGACTTTGTCTTTAACCGACCTGAATACCGTAAAGCAACTATACTCATCTCAGGGGATAACTTTGGGGCAGGTTCTTCAAGGGAACACGCAGCTTGGGCCCTAGCTGACTATGGTTTTAAAGTCGTGATTGCGGGGTCTTTTGGTGATATTCATTACAATAATGAACTCAATAATGGCATGTTGCCCATTGTTCAGCCCAGAGAGGTTCGAGAGAAACTAGCTCAGCTACAACCAAGTGACCAGGTAATTGTGGACTTGGAACAACAAAAAATCATCTCACCAGTTGGAGAATTCACTTTTGAAATCGATAGCGAATGGAAACACAAGCTCTTAAATGGTTTGGATGATATCGGTATTACTTTGCAGTATGAAGACTTGATTGCTGCTTATGAAAAACAACGACCAGACTACTGGCAGGATTAGAAGAAAAATAGAAAAGGAAATAGAACTATGACAAAACACATTCAATGGAACGGAACACTTTCACAAGAAGGCTATGACATTTTAAAAGGTGAGGGCGGATGTATCGTTTGTCCTACAAAAGTTGGTTATATCATCATGACTAGTGACAAGGCTGGTCTTGAACGTAAGTTTGAAGCCAAAGAACGTAACCGTAACAAACCAGGTGTTGTTCTCTGCGGTAGCATGGATGAGCTTCGCGCTTTAGCACAACTCAACCCAGAAATTGAAGCCTTTTACCAAAAACATTGGGATGAAGATATTCTTCTTGGTTGTATCCTTCCTTGGAAACCAGAAGCCTTTGAAAAACTCAAAGCATACGGTGATGGTCGTGAAGAACTCATGACGGACGTGCGTGGTACTAGCTGTTTTGTTATCAAATTCGGGAAAGCTGGTGAACAATTGGCTGCCAAACTTTGGGAAGAAGGCAAGATGGTCTATGCCTCATCTGCTAACCCATCTGGAAAAGGAAACCGTGGTAAGGTAGAAGGTATCGGAGAACGTATCGAAGGGGCAGTGGACCTTGTCATCGAAGCAGACGACTATGTGGCATCTATCCAGCCTGACAAAACGATTGAAACTCGCTACGAGCAAGGCGTGATGGTGTCTATGGTCGATAAGGACGGCAAACTCATCCCAGAACAAGGAGGAGCGCGATCAACTTCACCAGCTCCAGTTGTGATCCGTAAAGGGCTTGACATTGATAAAATCATGATGCACCTGTCAGACACCTTTAACTCATGGGACTACCGCCAGGGTGAGTATTATTAAGATAAAAAAGAAGTCTAGTGTTATAAGGAAATAAAGCTCTTTACACTAGGCTTTTTATTTAGAGTTTCTTTTCTTTTTTAATAGGATATGATATGCTAGATGCAGAATATATTAATAGAATGTGGTTTCTGCAAAGTAAAATATCTTACTTTGAACGAAACAAATATAATTTACGTCTAACAATAAATTTTTAATAAGCAAGGAAAACACAATGGTTTCAAAACAAACTTTCATTGACAGAATAAAAAAAGAATTCCCAGATGCAATTGAAAATCAAACAAAAAGTTATATTTCTTTTCAGGTTAAAAATAGGAAAGGGAAGTTACAAAATTTTATAGAGATTAAATTTCAAAATAAAGGAATAAAGATTGCCGTTCTCTCTAAGAGTCTTCATGATTCAGATATTTTGTTGTTTAATAAGAAGTCTGATTCATTCGGTTGGACACTTGATGCTGAGTATTTTATTGAGGATGAAAATTCATTAAATGAGATTTTACCTTTTATAAATAAATCTTATGAATTTGTAAAAAGTGGAATTAAATCAGAGTGTTATAAAGTCTTCAAAGAATTTTTGTCTAAATTTGTGAATCAAGCAAATATCTATAATTCAAAAGATATAGAAATTAAACGTTCTCAAAAATTAGATGGAGCTGAACATATTTACCCTGCTCTGACTATTGAGGGGATTCCCTACAAAGTTGAAATGCTTAACACAGGTCATTTTGGTCCAAAGAGTGGTAATGGATATATTAAATCACCTTACTTTGGTTATCGGCTGAGTGACGTGGATAACTCATGGATAAATATAAGGTGTGGTTTTCAGAGATTTAAACTCACAGAATTTAAAATAGTAAAATGGTATAGTAATAATCGAGATGAAGATTTAGATTATAAATACTTTGTCAAGGACTTAGAGTTGGAATCAACTGCTGAACCTAAGGATATTTTAAAAGAGTTTTATGATAATTTCACTAGTTTTTATAGAGAATCAGAAAAGGAAGAGATAAACATGTCAGAAAATATCAACGAGTATAAGAATATCTTATTACAATCCAAAAATCTCATCCTCCGAGGTGCACCTGGTACAGGAAAAACTTATCTTGCTAAAGAAATTGCTAAAGAGTTAACGGAAGGTCATGAGGAGCAAATCGGCTTTGTACAGTTTCATCCATCTTATGATTATACGGATTTTGTCGAGGGGTTGAGACCAGTATCAAATGGTGATGGAGCTATTGAGTTTAAATTACAAGATGGTATTTTTAAGCAGTTTTGCCAGAAGGCTAAAGAAGCTCAGAAAACTGGAGGACAAGATAATTTTGAAGAAACGTGGGCTAAGCTAACGGATGCTATCAATGAAAAGCAAGGACAATACTTCTTCCATCGTAGTTCGGTTCCAGCCAGTTTAAATAGTCAAGGGAATGTGAAGTTTGATTCTCCTGTTGCTACCAAAGAAAAAGTGTATCTTTTATACAAGGGTGAGGAGACTAAGTTAAAGTACGAAACTTATCAAAAAATCGTTTTAGATCACATGAAAGAAAGTTATGGCTTATGTGATTATGTGTCTCCAACGATTGACACAGACAAGAATTTTGTCTTCATCATCGATGAGATCAATCGTGGGGAGATTTCTAAGATTTTTGGCGAACTCTTTTTCTCTATCGACCCTGGCTATCGTGGTGAAATGGGAAGTGTTTCTACTCAGTATGCTAACTTACACAAGACTGATGACAAGTTCTATATTCCAGAGAATGTCTATATAATTGGAACAATGAATGATATTGACCGCTCGGTGGACACCTTTGATTTTGCTATGCGCCGTCGTTTCCGTTTTGTTGAAGTTACTGCCGAGAGTCAAGTTGGTATGCTAGACGATGTTCTCGGTGATGAAGCAGAAGAAGCGAAAAAACGTTTAAGAAACTTAAATGCTGCTATCGAAAATGTTCAGGAGTTAAACAGTCATTATCATATCGGACCAAGTTATTTCCTTAAGTTGAAAGATGTAGATTTTGACTATGAATTGCTCTGGTCTGATTACCTCAAACCACTTTTGGAAGATTACTTACGGGGTTCTTATGAAGAGGATGAAACTCTGGAAACATTGAAAAAAGCATTCGATCTGACAAAGAATGAGCAAAAAGATCAGACAGTAGCTGATGACAATGAAGGCGATGAAAACGATGATGCGGATCACTGATAATCAACACAAGATTGTTAAAGAAGAATTTGTTGAAGAATATCCTAAACTAAGCAATCTTCTTTTAGACAGAACCTTGGAAAGTCTATCCCAAGATGAACGTGTTTTCATTTTTCCAAACGATTTGAAGAATTCCCCTGACTTAGAAAAGGACCAAAAAATCTTTGAAACAGTTAATCAGAAAATCAAGACTGGAAATGTGATTGGTTTTCTGGGGTGTGGTCAGGAAAGATTAACGATTTCCTCTCGCTTTTCTGATGAGAGTAATGACTATTTTTTGCATTATCTTTTACAAAAGGTTTTTCATATCAATCTCACTAGTTTAGATGTAGCTTTGTCGAGTGAAGATAAGCTCTATCAACTTTTGATGTATCTCTTCCCCAAGTATCTACAAGCTGCAATGCGAAAAGGTCTTTATAAGGAATACCAGAGATTTTCTCATAACGACAGTCATGTTAAGGGAGTGATTGATGTAAGAAACCATCTCAAGAAAAACCTTCCTTTCACGGGAAATATTGCCTACACAACGAGAGAGTTCACCTATGATAATCCCCTCATGCAGTTGGTCCGTCATACTATTGAATACATTAAGAATCAGAAAAGCATTGGTCAAGGGGTACTAGATAATCTCTCAACTAGTCGTGAAAACGTAGCTGAAATCGTGCGTGTAACGCCCTCTTATAAACTAGCTGATCGTGCTAAGATTATTCGGGTAAATCAATCTAAACCTATACGTCATGCATACTTTCACGAGTACAGAAAATTACAAGAACTTTGCCTGATGATTCTAAACCAAGAAAAGCACGGTTTAGGGTATCAAGATCAAAAAATTCATGGTATTCTTTTTGATGTTGCCTGGCTTTGGGAAGAGTATGTTCATACTTTGTTGCCAAAAGATTTCATCCATCCACGAAATAAAGATAAGACGGACGGAATTTCAGTATTTTCTAGTCGAGAAAGAAAAGTATTTCCAGATTTTTATCAAGAAGAGCTTAAAATAGTATTAGATGCCAAGTATAAAAAACTGGAATTGACTGAAAAAGGAATCAACCGTGAGGACTTATTCCAGCTGATTTCCTATTCTTATATTTTAAAAGCTGAGAAGGTTGGTCTTGTTTTTCCGAGCAAGGACAAGGTTGTTGATAATGAGATAGGAAAGCTGGCAGGTTATGGAGCTTTGTTAAAGAAGTGGTCTATCCAAATTCCTAGAGAGTCTTCATCTTATCGTGAATTTTGTGAAATGATGGAAAACTCTGAAGAAACTTTTAAAAGGAATATTACTAAAGAAGTGGGGAGAAAATAATCTCTCCACTTTTTTGTCTTTGATATAAGTAAAATCCGAACAATATAATTTAATTTATAAAATTATTTGACAAAAACTGTACTTTAGTTTATAATGAATTAAGGAAACGTCGGAAAAGGCGTAGTGATGCGAGAGCATAGGTAGGTCATTACAAAAGAAACGAGACATCGATATGTTAAATGAATTTCCAATTTTTGATTATGAAGATATTCAATTGATCCCAAATAAATGTGTGATTAAAAGCCGTGCAGAAGCAGATACAAGTGTCACTCTAGGAAATCACACCTTTAAACTACCTGTTGTGCCAGCTAATATGCAGACAATTTTGGATGAAAATGTAGCAGAGCAACTGGCTAAAGGTGGTTACTTCTACATTATGCATCGTTTTGATGAGGCAGGACGCATTCCTTTTATTAAACGCATGCACGAGCAAGGGCTCATTGCTTCTATATCTGTTGGTGTTAAGGACTACGAGTATGATTTCGTTAGCCAGCTCAAGGCTGATGCTCCTGAGTACATCACGATTGACATTGCCCATGGTCATGCGGATAGCGTGATTTCTATGATTCAACACATCAAGAAAGAATTGCCAGATACCTTTGTCATTGCTGGAAATGTAGGAACACCAGAAGCGGTGCGTGAATTGGAAAATGCTGGTGCGGATGCTACTAAGGTCGGAATCGGTCCTGGTAAGGTTTGTATCACCAAGGTTAAGACTGGTTTTGGTACAGGTGGTTGGCAGTTGGCTGCTCTACGCTGGTGTGCCAAGGCTGCGCGTAAACCGATTATCGCTGATGGAGGGATTCGCACTCACGGTGATATTGCCAAGTCTATCCGTTTCGGTGCCAGCATGGTCATGATTGGTTCCCTCTTTGCAGGACATATTGAAAGTCCAGGGAAAACGATTGAAGTCGATGGTGAACAGTTCAAAGAATATTATGGTTCAGCCTCACAATATCAAAAAGGTGCTTACAAAAATGTGGAAGGAAAACGCATCTTACTTCCTGCTAAAGGACATCTCCAAGACACTTTGACTGAGATGGAACAAGATCTTCAAAGTGCTATTTCTTATGCAGGTGGACGTCAGGTTGCTGACCTTAAACACGTTGATTATGTGATCGTGAAAAACTCTATCTGGAATGGGGATGCTTCCCACTAAGACTGGCTATTTGACCAGAAAAAAACTTGTTATTAGAGCAAATTTCTGTTATAATAAAACAAGTTTCCACCCTTAGTGTAATGGATATCACGTAAGATTCCGGTTCTTGAGATGGGGGTTCGATTCCCTCAGGGTGGATGTAAACATCCTAAGAAAGCCTTTAGTAGGGCTTTTTTCTTTTTTCTGACCCAAATCCGCTCCAGTCCCGTTTTAAAGTGACTCAGGGGGCTTTTTTTGATATAATAAAAAGGACTGTTATCAGTTAGAAAGAGGTTGGTATGAAAGAATTACAAACTGTACTAAAGAACCATTTTGCAATCGAATTTGCAGACAAAAACTTACTGGAGACTGCCTTTACTCATACGAGTTATGCCAATGAGCACCGCCTCTTAAAAATTTCACACAATGAGCGCTTGGAATTTTTAGGAGACGCTGTTCTACAGTTATTGATTTCAGAATATCTGTATAAAAAATATCCTAAAAAGCCTGAGGGTGATTTGTCCAAACTCCGTGCTATGATTGTCCGTGAGGAGAGTTTGGCTGGTTTTGCGCGTGATTGCCAGTTTGACCAGTTTATCAAGCTGGGTAAGGGGGAAGAGAAGTCTGGTGGACGCAATCGTGACACCATTCTTGGTGATACCTTCGAAGCCTTTCTTGGTGCTCTCCTTTTGGACAAGGATGTGGCCAAGGTCAAGGAATTTATCTATCAAGTCATGATTCCTAAGGTTGAAGCAGGCGAATTTGAGATGATTACAGACTACAAAACCCATCTTCAAGAGTTACTTCAGGTCAATGGCGATGTGGCTATTCGTTATCAGGTGATTTCTGAAACGGGTCCTGCCCACGATAAGGTTTTTGATGTAGAAGTTCTGGTGGAAGGTAAGAGCATTGGTCAAGGTCAAGGTCGTTCTAAGAAATTAGCAGAGCAGGAAGCTGCCAAAAATGCCGTTGAGAAAGGGCTGAATTCATGTATTTAAAGGAAATCGAAATTCAGGGATTCAAGTCTTTTGCTGACAAGACTAAGGTCGTCTTTGACCAAGGTGTGACGGCAGTTGTTGGTCCCAATGGATCTGGAAAGTCCAATATTACTGAAAGTCTGCGTTGGGCCTTGGGGGAGTCAAGTGTTAAGAGTCTCCGTGGGGGCAAGATGCCGGACGTAATTTTTGCTGGAACTGAAAGTCGCAAACCGCTCAATTATGCTTCTGTAGTTGTGACTCTGGATAATAATGATGGATTTATCAAGGATGCAGGTCAAGAAATCAGGGTAGAACGCCATATCTATCGTAGTGGTGATAGCGAATACAAGATTGACGGCAAGAAAGTCCGTCTGCGTGATATTCATGACCTCTTCTTGGATACAGGTTTGGGCCGAGATTCCTTCTCTATTATTTCTCAAGGGAAGGTTGAGGAGATTTTTAATTCCAAGCCTGAAGAACGCCGAGCTATTTTTGAAGAAGCTGCTGGAGTTTTGAAATACAAGACTCGCAGAAAAGAAACTGAGAGTAAACTGCAGCAAACTCAGGATAATCTGGATCGTCTAGAAGACATTATCTACGAGTTGGATAATCAAATCAAGCCTCTTGAGAAGCAAGCTGAAAATGCTCGTAAGTTTTTAGATTTGGAAGGCCAACGCAAGGCTATTTACTTGGATGTTTTGGTTGCTCAAATCAAGGAAAATAAGGCTGAACTAGAGTCGACAGAAGAAGAGTTGGCTCAGGTTCAGGAATTATTGACAAGTTATTACCAAAAGCGTGAAAAATTAGAAGAAGAAAATCAGAATCTCAAGAAGCAACGTCAAGATTTACAAGCTGAAATGGCCAAAGACCAAGGCAGTTTGATGGATTTGACCAGTCTGATTAGTGATTTAGAGAGAAAATTAGCCCTTTCTAAACTAGAATCTGAGCAAGTAGCCCTCAATCAACAGGAAGCGCAAGCTCGTTTGACTGCTTTGGAGGATAAGAGAAATTCACTCAGCAAAGAAAAATCTGATAAAGAAAGTTCTTTAGCCCTCTTAGAGGAAAATCTAGTCCAAAATAATCAAAAACTCAATCGACTAGAAGCTGAATTGCTAGCTTTTTCAGATGATCCTGATCAGATGATTGAGCTTTTGCGTGAACGCTTTGTGGCGCTTTTACAAGAAGAAGCTGATGTATCAAACCAGCTGACCCGTGTCGAAAACGAGTTGGAAAATAGTCGTCAGCTTTCTCAAAAACAAGCAGATCAACTAGAAAAGCTGAAAGAACAGCTGACTACAGCTAAAGAGAAGGCAAGTCAGCAAAAGGCTGAGCTTGAAACTGCCAAGGAGCAAGTTCAGAAATTATTGGCCGACTACCAAGCTATTGCCAAGGAGCAAGAGGAGCAGAAAACTTCCTATCAAGCTCAACAAAGTCAACTCTTTGACCGTCTGGACAGTCTTAAAAATAAGCAGGCCAGAGCTCAGAGTTTGGAAAATATCCTGAGAAATCATAGCAACTTTTACGCGGGTGTTAAGAGTGTTCTCCAAGAAAAAGACCGCCTTGGTGGGATTATTGGTGCAGTCAGTGAGCACCTGACCTTTGATGTTCATTATCAAACTGCTCTAGAGATTGCCTTAGGGGCAAGCAGTCAGCATATCATCGTAGAAGATGAGAACGCGGCGACTAAGGCTATTGATTTCCTCAAACGGAACAGAGCCGGTCGTGCAACTTTCCTTCCTTTGACAACGATCAAGGCGCGTACGATTTCTAGCCAGAATCAAGATGCTATCGCTGCAAGTCCGGGATTTCTGGGCATGGCAGATGAGTTGGTGAAATTCGATACTAGACTGGAAGCTATTTTCAAAAACTTGCTAGCTACGACGGCTATTTTTGATACTGTAGAGCATGCGCGTGCAGCTGCTCGACAAGTTCGTTATCAGGTTCGTATGGTGACTTTGGACGGTACAGAGTTGCGCACAGGTGGTTCTTACGCAGGTGGAGCCAATCGCCAGAATAACAGTATTTTTATTAAGCCAGAGCTGGAGCAATTACAAAAAGAAATTGTTGAAGAAGAAGCAAGCTTGCGTTCAGAAGAGGAGACTTTTAAGACCTTGCAAGATGAGATGGCTAGATTGACAGAAAGATTAGAAGCCATCAAGTCTCAGGGGGAGCAGGCTCGTATTCAGGAACAAGGCTTGTCCCTCGCTTATCAGCAGACCAGTCAGCAAGTTGAGGAACTGGAAACTCTTTGGAAACTTCAAGAAGAGGAATTAAATCGTCTTACTGAGGATGATTGGCAAGCAGATAAGGAAAAATGCCAAGAGCGCCTTGCTACAATCGCCAGTGACAAGCAAAATCTGGAAGCTGAGATTGAAGAGATTAAGTCTAACAAAAACGCCATCCAAGAACGTTATCAAAATTTGCAGGAAGAGGTAGCGCAAGCTCGCCTGCTTAAGACAGAACTGCAAGGGCAAAAACGTTATGAAGTGGCTGACATTGAACGTTTAGGCAAGGAATTGGATAATCTGAATATCGAACAAGAGGAAATCCAGCGCCTTCTTCAAGAAAAGGTTGACAATCTTGAGAAAGTTGATACGGATTTGCTCAGTCAACAGGCCGAAGAAGCCAAAACTCAGAAAACAAACCTCCAACAAGGTTTGATTCGCAAGCAGTTTGAGTTGGATGATATTGAAGGTCAGCTGGATGATATTGCTAGTCATTTGGACCAGGCTCGCCAGCAGAACGAGGAGTGGATTCGCAAGCAAACACGAGCTGAAGCCAAGAAAGAAAAGGTCAGCGAGCGCTTGCGTCATTTACAAAGTCAATTAACAGACCAGTACCAGATTAGCTACACTGAAGCTCTAGAAAAAGCGCATGAGTTAGAAAATCTCAATCTGGCAGAGCAAGAGGTTAAGGATTTAGAAAAGGCTATTCGCTCACTTGGTCCTGTCAATATAGAAGCTATTGACCAGTATGAAGAAGTCCATAACCGTCTGGATTTCTTGAATAGTCAACGTGATGACATTTTGTCAGCGAAAAACTTGCTCCTTGAGACCATTACAGAGATGAATGATGAGGTCAAGGAACGCTTTAAATCAACCTTTGAAGCTATTCGTGAATCCTTTAAAGTGACCTTCAAACAGATGTTTGGTGGAGGTCAGGCAGATTTAATCTTGACTGAGGGTGACTTGTTGACAGCTGGGGTTGAGATTTCTGTTCAACCTCCGGGTAAGAAAATCCAGTCGCTTAACCTCATGAGTGGTGGTGAAAAAGCATTATCAGCTCTTGCTTTGCTTTTCTCCATTATTCGTGTCAAGACCATTCCATTTGTCATTTTGGATGAGGTAGAAGCTGCGCTAGACGAAGCCAATGTAAAACGCTTTGGGGATTACCTCAACCGCTTTGACAAGGACAGCCAGTTTATCGTTGTGACCCACCGTAAGGGAACCATGGCAGCGGCTGATTCTATTTATGGAGTGACTATGCAAGAATCGGGTGTCTCAAAAATTGTTTCGGTGAAGTTAAAAGATTTGGATGAAAAACTAGACTAAGCACCAAACGATAGCATCTCTTAGGGGATGCTATTTTTTAAAACTAACATCTTGAATGATTTTTTAAGGTCAATTCAGGAGTAAAAAACGACATTTGGAATTTCCTTTTAGCGAAAAGGCTTTCTCTATGATATAATAGTTTCATGATTACAACAGTACCTATAAAAAATGAAAAAGACATCGCAGTACCTGATAAAACAGTTCTTGTATTAGGCTACTTTGACGGTATTCACAAAGGACATCAGAAGCTTTTTGAAGTAGCTAGCAAGGCTTCTATGAAAGATTATCTACCAGTTGTCGTGATGACCTTTACAGAGTCCCCTAAACTCGCTTTGCAACCTTACAAGCCAGAATTAATGCTTCATATTGTTAGCCATGAAGAACGAGAACATAAGATGAAATGGCATGGAGTAGAGGCTCTTTTCTTACTTGACTTTAGTAGTAAATTTGCTAGTTTAACGGGGCAAGAGTTCTTTGATACCTATGTTAGAGCTTTAAAACCAGCGATTATTGTAGCGGGATTTGATTACACCTTTGGTTCTGATAAGAAAACTGCGGATGATTTGAAGGATTATTTTGATGGAGAAATCATCATTGTTCCTCCTGTTGAGGATGAAAAGGGGAAAATTAGTTCTACTCGTATTCGTCAAGCTATTCTTGATGGAGATGTCAGAGAAGCTGGTCAGTTACTTGGCACTCCTCTACCATCACGTGGAATGGTTGTTCATGGCAATGCTCGTGGACGGACTATCGGTTACCCAACAGCAAACTTAGTTTTAAGAGATAGAACTTATATGCCAGCAGACGGTGTCTACGTAGTCGATATTGAAGTGCAGCGTAAAAGATATCGTGGAATGGCGAGTGTCGGGAAAAACGTTACTTTCGATGGAGAAGAGCCACGTTTTGAAGTAAATATTTTTGATTTTTCAGATGACATTTACGGTGAAACAGTGATTGTCTACTGGCTAGACCGTGTTCGAGAAATGGTCAAATTTGACTCCGTTGAAGAACTGGTAGACCAACTCCAGAAGGATGAAGAAATTGCTCGGAATTGGAAGGATGCTGAGTAGGAAATCGGAGTTTTATATAAAATTATCCATACTTTAGATTATTATTTCTAAATAGAAAAAGTAGCCCTTTCCAGGCTACTTTTTTAAAACACGCGATACACATAGGGATTTTCTGGTTTATCGACTTTGGTAAAGCTATCGATTTCCAAGGTTGGGAGATTTTGTTTGAGTTCTTTATGGTAGTGATTGACCAGTTTTCCTTTGGCTGTTATCCAGGTGTTATTCTCATACTGACGGGTATTTCCCTTGGTCAGCAATCCATAGACACCTGAATCCGCGATACAGTGAATAATGCCGAAGCGGAACAAAAATTGGCTATTGGCATGACTGGGGTCGTTATAGACAAAGCCTGTGAACTG carries:
- the smc gene encoding chromosome segregation protein SMC — its product is MYLKEIEIQGFKSFADKTKVVFDQGVTAVVGPNGSGKSNITESLRWALGESSVKSLRGGKMPDVIFAGTESRKPLNYASVVVTLDNNDGFIKDAGQEIRVERHIYRSGDSEYKIDGKKVRLRDIHDLFLDTGLGRDSFSIISQGKVEEIFNSKPEERRAIFEEAAGVLKYKTRRKETESKLQQTQDNLDRLEDIIYELDNQIKPLEKQAENARKFLDLEGQRKAIYLDVLVAQIKENKAELESTEEELAQVQELLTSYYQKREKLEEENQNLKKQRQDLQAEMAKDQGSLMDLTSLISDLERKLALSKLESEQVALNQQEAQARLTALEDKRNSLSKEKSDKESSLALLEENLVQNNQKLNRLEAELLAFSDDPDQMIELLRERFVALLQEEADVSNQLTRVENELENSRQLSQKQADQLEKLKEQLTTAKEKASQQKAELETAKEQVQKLLADYQAIAKEQEEQKTSYQAQQSQLFDRLDSLKNKQARAQSLENILRNHSNFYAGVKSVLQEKDRLGGIIGAVSEHLTFDVHYQTALEIALGASSQHIIVEDENAATKAIDFLKRNRAGRATFLPLTTIKARTISSQNQDAIAASPGFLGMADELVKFDTRLEAIFKNLLATTAIFDTVEHARAAARQVRYQVRMVTLDGTELRTGGSYAGGANRQNNSIFIKPELEQLQKEIVEEEASLRSEEETFKTLQDEMARLTERLEAIKSQGEQARIQEQGLSLAYQQTSQQVEELETLWKLQEEELNRLTEDDWQADKEKCQERLATIASDKQNLEAEIEEIKSNKNAIQERYQNLQEEVAQARLLKTELQGQKRYEVADIERLGKELDNLNIEQEEIQRLLQEKVDNLEKVDTDLLSQQAEEAKTQKTNLQQGLIRKQFELDDIEGQLDDIASHLDQARQQNEEWIRKQTRAEAKKEKVSERLRHLQSQLTDQYQISYTEALEKAHELENLNLAEQEVKDLEKAIRSLGPVNIEAIDQYEEVHNRLDFLNSQRDDILSAKNLLLETITEMNDEVKERFKSTFEAIRESFKVTFKQMFGGGQADLILTEGDLLTAGVEISVQPPGKKIQSLNLMSGGEKALSALALLFSIIRVKTIPFVILDEVEAALDEANVKRFGDYLNRFDKDSQFIVVTHRKGTMAAADSIYGVTMQESGVSKIVSVKLKDLDEKLD
- a CDS encoding bifunctional riboflavin kinase/FAD synthetase: MITTVPIKNEKDIAVPDKTVLVLGYFDGIHKGHQKLFEVASKASMKDYLPVVVMTFTESPKLALQPYKPELMLHIVSHEEREHKMKWHGVEALFLLDFSSKFASLTGQEFFDTYVRALKPAIIVAGFDYTFGSDKKTADDLKDYFDGEIIIVPPVEDEKGKISSTRIRQAILDGDVREAGQLLGTPLPSRGMVVHGNARGRTIGYPTANLVLRDRTYMPADGVYVVDIEVQRKRYRGMASVGKNVTFDGEEPRFEVNIFDFSDDIYGETVIVYWLDRVREMVKFDSVEELVDQLQKDEEIARNWKDAE